A genomic segment from Amycolatopsis camponoti encodes:
- the ligD gene encoding non-homologous end-joining DNA ligase, which translates to MAQKSAAVELEVGPHTVRISNPDRVYFPARGETKLDLVNYYLSVGDGIVNALRERPCMLHRFPSGVAGEKVHQKRVPNGAPPWLETVRVTFPRYNRHADELCVTELAHVAWAVQMSTVEFHPWNSRRADTEKPDEWRIDLDPMPDCGYDRVRRVAHIAHEVLDELGAVGWPKTSGGRGLHIYVRIKPDWGFREVRRAALAFAHEVERRAPDDVTTTWWRKDRDPRLLFVDYNQNARDHTIASAYSVRGNPEGTVSTPIRWDEIDDAEPGDFTIATVPARFAELGDLHADIDQAVFSLEPLLEWADRDGVEEPPEPD; encoded by the coding sequence ATGGCGCAGAAGTCGGCGGCGGTCGAGCTGGAGGTCGGGCCGCACACCGTGCGGATCTCGAACCCGGACCGGGTGTACTTCCCGGCCCGTGGCGAGACGAAGCTCGACCTGGTCAACTACTACCTTTCGGTGGGCGACGGCATCGTCAACGCGCTGCGCGAGCGGCCGTGCATGCTGCACCGCTTCCCGTCCGGGGTGGCGGGGGAGAAGGTCCACCAGAAGCGCGTCCCGAACGGGGCGCCGCCGTGGCTGGAGACCGTCCGGGTGACCTTCCCGCGGTACAACCGGCACGCCGACGAGCTGTGCGTGACCGAGCTGGCCCACGTCGCCTGGGCGGTGCAGATGTCCACTGTGGAGTTCCACCCGTGGAACTCGCGCCGCGCCGACACCGAGAAGCCGGACGAGTGGCGCATCGACCTCGACCCGATGCCCGACTGCGGCTACGACCGCGTCCGCCGGGTCGCGCACATCGCGCACGAGGTCCTCGACGAGCTGGGCGCGGTCGGCTGGCCCAAGACGTCCGGTGGTCGCGGCCTGCACATCTACGTCCGGATCAAGCCGGACTGGGGTTTCCGGGAGGTCCGCCGCGCGGCTTTGGCCTTCGCGCACGAAGTCGAACGCCGCGCCCCGGACGACGTCACGACGACCTGGTGGCGCAAGGACCGCGACCCCCGGCTGCTGTTCGTCGACTACAACCAGAACGCCCGCGACCACACCATCGCCAGCGCCTACTCGGTCCGCGGCAACCCGGAAGGCACGGTGTCGACGCCGATCCGCTGGGACGAGATCGACGACGCCGAGCCCGGCGACTTCACCATCGCCACGGTCCCGGCCCGCTTCGCCGAGCTGGGCGACCTCCACGCGGACATCGACCAGGCCGTGTTCTCCCTGGAGCCGCTGCTGGAGTGGGCCGACCGCGACGGCGTCGAGGAACCACCCGAACCCGACTGA
- a CDS encoding methylaspartate mutase, producing MKIVLSGLDAAAWSLVALQVVLRREGHTVRVAADVLGACRRERPDCVVLSTTHGASGVDVLRDVRADPDLAGVPVVLGGRIAGTRAELLALGYDEVFPVAATDPGGAVAALREYLRRQSRRSTIVALARPPASHIVCRP from the coding sequence GTGAAGATCGTGCTGTCCGGATTGGACGCGGCCGCGTGGAGCCTGGTCGCGTTGCAGGTGGTCCTGCGACGCGAGGGGCACACCGTGCGCGTGGCGGCCGACGTGCTCGGGGCGTGCCGTCGCGAGCGGCCGGACTGCGTGGTGCTGTCCACCACGCACGGCGCCTCGGGCGTGGACGTGCTCCGCGACGTGCGTGCCGATCCCGACTTGGCCGGGGTGCCCGTGGTGCTCGGCGGCCGGATCGCGGGCACCCGCGCGGAACTGCTGGCCCTCGGCTACGACGAGGTCTTCCCGGTCGCCGCCACGGATCCCGGGGGAGCCGTGGCGGCGCTGCGGGAGTACCTCAGGCGTCAGTCCAGGCGTTCGACGATCGTCGCGTTGGCGAGGCCGCCCGCCTCGCACATCGTCTGCAGGCCGTAG
- a CDS encoding winged helix-turn-helix transcriptional regulator: MVRRGRECSVAEALEVVGERWSLLALREIMLGERRFNQIAENTGASRDILAARLRKLVDAGVLEKVQYEAHPPRHEYYPTEAGRALQPLLLGLMAWGDKYVHQGEPPTLWRHACGEVLEPATVCAHCGEPVNAPGTHAIRLGAVR; the protein is encoded by the coding sequence ATGGTCCGGCGTGGTCGCGAATGCTCGGTCGCCGAGGCGCTCGAGGTCGTCGGCGAGCGCTGGAGCCTGCTCGCGCTGCGGGAGATCATGCTGGGGGAGCGGCGCTTCAACCAGATCGCCGAGAACACCGGCGCGAGCCGCGACATCCTGGCCGCGCGGCTGCGCAAGCTCGTCGACGCGGGCGTGCTCGAGAAGGTCCAGTACGAGGCCCACCCGCCGCGTCACGAGTACTACCCGACCGAAGCCGGCCGCGCGCTGCAGCCGCTCCTGCTCGGTCTGATGGCCTGGGGCGACAAGTACGTCCACCAGGGCGAACCGCCCACGTTGTGGCGCCACGCCTGCGGCGAGGTGCTGGAGCCGGCCACCGTGTGCGCCCACTGCGGCGAGCCGGTCAACGCTCCCGGCACCCACGCGATCCGGCTGGGCGCCGTGCGCTGA
- a CDS encoding thiolase family protein, giving the protein MTDAVIVDAVRTPIGKGKPNGTLAGVHPVDLHAHALRSLVERTGVDPARIDDVISGAVGQIGEQSMNTARWAALAAGLPESVPAVTVDRQCGSSQQAVHFAAQGVIAGAYDLVIASGVESMSRVPMGSQVAGRDPFGTQVAARYPDGLVPQGISAELIAAKWGLSRAQLDEFSAESHQRAAKAWADGKFAGEVAPLKAPGPNGVPADVTTDETVRPGTTPEILAGLKPAFRADVWEQRFPDLGWHVTAGNSSPINDGAAALMITSSETAKALGLRPRARIHSFAVVGDDPLYMLTGVIPATRKVLARAGLSVGDIDAFEVNEAFASVVLAWQAEIGADLAKVNVNGGAIALGHPLGGSGARLATTLLSVLEQTGGRYGLQTMCEAGGLANATIVERLD; this is encoded by the coding sequence ATGACGGACGCGGTGATCGTCGACGCGGTACGGACCCCGATCGGCAAGGGCAAGCCGAACGGCACACTGGCCGGGGTGCACCCGGTCGACCTGCACGCCCACGCGCTCCGCTCGCTCGTCGAGCGCACCGGCGTCGACCCGGCCCGGATCGACGACGTGATCAGCGGCGCCGTCGGCCAGATCGGCGAGCAGAGCATGAACACCGCCCGCTGGGCCGCGCTGGCCGCGGGCCTGCCGGAGTCGGTGCCGGCGGTGACCGTGGACCGGCAGTGCGGCAGCAGCCAGCAGGCCGTCCACTTCGCCGCGCAGGGCGTCATCGCCGGCGCGTACGACCTGGTGATCGCCTCCGGCGTCGAGTCGATGAGCCGGGTGCCGATGGGCAGCCAGGTGGCCGGGCGCGACCCGTTCGGGACGCAGGTCGCCGCGCGCTACCCGGACGGCCTGGTGCCGCAGGGCATCAGCGCGGAGCTGATCGCCGCGAAGTGGGGCCTCAGCCGGGCTCAGCTCGACGAGTTCTCCGCGGAAAGCCACCAGCGGGCCGCGAAGGCGTGGGCGGACGGGAAGTTCGCCGGCGAGGTCGCGCCGCTCAAGGCGCCCGGTCCGAACGGCGTGCCCGCCGACGTCACGACCGACGAGACGGTCCGGCCGGGCACCACGCCGGAGATCCTCGCCGGGCTGAAGCCCGCGTTTCGCGCCGACGTCTGGGAGCAGCGGTTCCCGGACCTCGGCTGGCACGTGACCGCGGGCAACTCCTCGCCGATCAACGACGGCGCCGCCGCGCTGATGATCACCAGCTCCGAGACGGCGAAGGCGCTCGGACTGCGGCCCCGCGCCCGGATCCACAGCTTCGCCGTCGTCGGCGACGACCCGCTGTACATGCTGACCGGCGTCATCCCGGCGACCCGCAAGGTCCTCGCCCGGGCCGGGCTTTCGGTGGGCGACATCGACGCCTTCGAGGTCAACGAGGCGTTCGCGAGCGTCGTGCTCGCCTGGCAGGCCGAGATCGGCGCCGACCTGGCGAAGGTCAACGTCAACGGCGGCGCGATCGCGCTCGGGCACCCGCTCGGCGGCAGCGGCGCCCGCCTGGCGACGACGTTGCTCTCGGTGCTGGAGCAGACCGGCGGCCGCTACGGCCTGCAGACGATGTGCGAGGCGGGCGGCCTCGCCAACGCGACGATCGTCGAACGCCTGGACTGA
- a CDS encoding SDR family NAD(P)-dependent oxidoreductase, translating to MGILDGRAVVITGAGRGLGRAFARHAAGSGAAVVVNDVDAEPAHETVAAIEADGGTAVVSVGSVADAEYARELITLCRNRFGRLDGLVNNAAVGYHARPWEDGDARRTRALVETNVLGPLHCGTAAAEVMVAQGNGVIVNVTSGSMIGQRGAAAYSASKGAVASMTYSWAADLASRGVRVNAVSPIAWTRLMAADPNGNPDAYPPERVAPLVTYLLSDLSAGVTGQVLRLADGHLHAVRQPAIIRPVLHREVWTPEEIAAAVDGELVLESPPRDRWTL from the coding sequence ATGGGAATCCTGGACGGCCGGGCCGTCGTGATCACCGGCGCCGGACGCGGCCTGGGGCGGGCCTTCGCGCGGCACGCGGCGGGCAGCGGCGCCGCGGTCGTCGTCAACGACGTCGACGCGGAACCGGCGCACGAGACCGTCGCCGCCATCGAAGCGGACGGCGGCACGGCCGTCGTGAGCGTCGGCTCGGTGGCCGACGCGGAGTACGCCCGTGAGCTGATCACGCTGTGCCGCAATCGGTTCGGCCGGCTCGACGGCCTCGTGAACAACGCCGCGGTCGGCTACCACGCGCGGCCGTGGGAGGACGGCGACGCCAGGCGGACCCGGGCCCTGGTCGAGACCAACGTGCTCGGCCCGCTCCACTGCGGCACCGCGGCCGCGGAAGTGATGGTTGCCCAGGGCAACGGTGTCATCGTCAACGTGACCTCCGGGTCCATGATCGGGCAGCGCGGGGCCGCCGCCTACTCGGCGTCGAAGGGCGCGGTGGCGTCGATGACGTACTCGTGGGCGGCCGACCTGGCCTCCCGCGGCGTGCGTGTCAACGCCGTCAGCCCGATCGCCTGGACCCGGCTGATGGCCGCCGACCCGAACGGAAACCCCGACGCGTACCCGCCGGAGCGGGTGGCGCCGCTCGTGACGTACCTGCTCAGCGACCTCTCGGCCGGCGTCACCGGGCAGGTGCTGCGGCTGGCGGACGGGCACCTGCACGCCGTCCGCCAGCCCGCGATCATCCGGCCGGTGCTGCACCGGGAGGTCTGGACCCCCGAGGAGATCGCCGCGGCGGTCGACGGCGAGCTCGTCCTCGAGTCGCCGCCGCGGGACCGCTGGACCCTCTGA
- a CDS encoding PHP domain-containing protein, translating into MSLPPDGHVHTEWSWDTVTGSMIGSCEQALELGLPSVAFTEHADLTPWLIPEPVRPLLPDHFRVRLRPDGVLEPPDLDVAGYLACVEECRSRFPSLRILSGVELSEPHWHRPRADALLAAHDFDRVLGSVHSLPEGGHHHELTLVSGRPPGEILRAYLGEVLGLVESTAGFAVLAHIDYALRSWPGEGPPFVAADFEEEFRTVLRALKASGRALEVNTKVPLPGEVVRWWFEAGGEAVAFGSDAHEPGLVGHGFAEAAALVESCGFRPGRTPHDFWRR; encoded by the coding sequence ATGAGCCTGCCGCCGGACGGTCACGTCCACACCGAATGGTCGTGGGACACGGTCACCGGGTCGATGATCGGCTCGTGCGAACAGGCGCTGGAGCTGGGGTTGCCGTCGGTGGCGTTCACCGAGCACGCGGACCTGACGCCGTGGCTGATCCCGGAGCCGGTCCGGCCGCTGCTGCCGGACCACTTCCGGGTGCGGCTGCGTCCGGACGGTGTCCTCGAGCCGCCGGACCTCGACGTCGCGGGGTACCTGGCGTGCGTCGAGGAGTGCCGGTCGCGGTTCCCTTCGCTGCGGATCCTTTCGGGCGTGGAGCTGAGCGAGCCGCACTGGCACCGCCCGCGAGCCGACGCGCTGCTCGCCGCCCACGACTTCGACCGCGTGCTCGGCTCGGTGCACTCGCTGCCGGAAGGTGGGCACCACCACGAGCTGACCTTGGTTTCGGGACGGCCGCCCGGTGAAATCCTGCGGGCCTATCTCGGAGAGGTGCTCGGGCTGGTCGAGTCGACGGCCGGCTTCGCCGTGCTCGCCCACATCGACTACGCGCTGAGGTCGTGGCCGGGTGAAGGACCGCCGTTCGTCGCGGCGGACTTCGAAGAGGAGTTCCGCACGGTGCTGCGCGCGCTGAAGGCGAGCGGCCGGGCGCTGGAGGTCAACACGAAGGTGCCGCTGCCGGGCGAGGTGGTGCGCTGGTGGTTCGAGGCGGGCGGCGAAGCGGTCGCGTTCGGCAGCGACGCCCACGAGCCGGGGCTGGTCGGCCACGGGTTCGCGGAGGCGGCGGCCCTGGTGGAATCGTGCGGCTTCCGCCCGGGCCGCACACCTCACGACTTCTGGCGCCGCTGA
- a CDS encoding alpha/beta fold hydrolase, which translates to MSRIRAGELDVHVQRLTPEVPLDGDAPLVVCVHGLLTDSLASYYFTLGPAFAERGLDVLMYDLRGHGRTTRPASGYHLEEFVGDLVALLDATGVTRPVHVVGNSFGASVALGLAAARPDRVASVVVIEGEPPTDEWTGHMADGLADAKTRLAIDEVIGWIADNHGAHTARLSKAANKILQTTTIAEDIPRSATIAADLSAVRCPVFAIFGGDSGLAAQVPHFETHLDRCRCVVLPDQGHSVLVERTAETIDLIFDWVRDTSRVPARVR; encoded by the coding sequence GTGAGCCGGATCCGCGCCGGCGAACTGGACGTGCACGTCCAGCGGCTCACCCCGGAGGTCCCGCTCGACGGGGACGCGCCGCTCGTCGTGTGCGTGCACGGGCTGCTCACCGACAGCCTGGCCAGCTACTACTTCACGCTCGGCCCGGCGTTCGCCGAACGCGGCCTCGACGTGCTGATGTACGACCTGCGCGGGCACGGCCGCACGACGCGCCCGGCGTCCGGTTACCACCTGGAGGAGTTCGTCGGCGACCTCGTCGCGCTCCTCGACGCGACCGGCGTCACGCGGCCGGTGCACGTGGTCGGCAACTCGTTCGGCGCGTCGGTGGCCTTGGGGCTGGCCGCCGCCCGGCCGGACCGGGTCGCCAGCGTCGTCGTGATCGAAGGCGAACCGCCGACCGACGAGTGGACCGGGCACATGGCCGACGGGCTCGCCGACGCGAAGACCCGCCTGGCCATCGACGAGGTGATCGGCTGGATCGCCGACAACCACGGCGCGCACACCGCGCGGTTGTCCAAGGCGGCCAACAAGATCCTCCAGACCACCACGATCGCCGAGGACATCCCGCGCAGCGCGACGATCGCCGCCGACCTCTCGGCCGTGCGCTGCCCGGTGTTCGCGATCTTCGGCGGCGACTCGGGCCTCGCCGCCCAGGTGCCGCACTTCGAGACGCACCTGGACCGCTGCCGCTGCGTCGTGCTGCCCGACCAGGGTCACTCGGTGCTGGTCGAGCGGACCGCGGAGACGATCGACCTGATCTTCGACTGGGTCCGCGACACTTCGCGCGTCCCGGCGCGGGTGCGGTAG
- a CDS encoding MDR family MFS transporter, with protein sequence MTATAEVAHEPGPAPLSKARVNAVFGAVLLGMLLAALDQTIVGTALPTIVGDLGGAGHLSWVVTSYLLAETIMTVVVGKLGDLFGRKLMFQLSVIVFGIGSFCAGFADSMVWLIVWRAVQGLGGGGLMVTSTALIADVVPLRERGKYQGVLGSVFGVVTVAGPMLGGFFVDHLSWRWAFYVNIPLVVVVLIVASSAMPNARAAIKPVIDYAGILLIGLAATGLTLVTSWGGTQYAWGSPTIIGMAIGSVVLLAAFVFVELRAKEPMLPMRLFRNPVFTVGGIMSFVVGFAMLGALSYLPTYMQYVQGTSATSSGVRLLPMVLALLVASIAAGNAVSKTGRYKIFPLVGAAGMTIGLYLLSRLDSDTGFWEASAYMAVLGLGIGLGMQVLTIAVQNTVDYADLGVATSGVTFLRSIGSSFGAAIFGTVYANQLTPNLAAAVAAHPLPPGVDPRAIQVPTALHALPDPVSAPVIQAYSDSLHVVFLAAAPVGLVAFALAFFLKEVPLRDTARAAAPDLGDGFAMPEARTDDRELERAVATLFFRERRKVAPAIVSRAGSDLDEGGIWCLLQVHLRERRGEPATLRAIGEYFGVPASVLEPAFNRLELTGHLRYARDHWELTDAGRAEFGKVVGAWHDWLVDRLGDWGTGNRAELDAAIGRVAARLLDQSAEVRTHGRHALA encoded by the coding sequence ATGACGGCCACCGCGGAGGTCGCCCACGAGCCGGGGCCCGCCCCGCTGAGCAAGGCGCGGGTCAACGCGGTGTTCGGCGCGGTACTGCTCGGGATGCTGCTGGCCGCGCTGGACCAGACCATCGTCGGCACCGCGCTGCCCACCATCGTCGGGGACCTCGGCGGCGCCGGGCACCTGTCCTGGGTGGTCACGTCCTACCTGCTGGCCGAGACGATCATGACCGTCGTCGTCGGCAAGCTCGGCGACCTGTTCGGCCGCAAGCTGATGTTCCAGCTGTCGGTGATCGTGTTCGGCATCGGCTCGTTCTGCGCCGGCTTCGCCGACAGCATGGTCTGGCTGATCGTCTGGCGCGCGGTGCAGGGCCTGGGCGGCGGCGGGCTGATGGTCACCTCGACCGCGCTCATCGCCGACGTCGTCCCGCTGCGCGAGCGCGGCAAGTACCAGGGCGTCCTCGGCTCGGTGTTCGGCGTGGTGACTGTGGCCGGCCCGATGCTCGGCGGCTTCTTCGTCGACCACCTGTCGTGGCGCTGGGCGTTCTACGTGAACATCCCGCTGGTCGTCGTGGTGCTGATCGTCGCGTCCTCGGCGATGCCGAACGCCCGCGCGGCGATCAAGCCGGTGATCGACTACGCCGGGATCCTGCTCATCGGCCTCGCCGCGACCGGGCTGACGCTCGTCACGAGCTGGGGTGGCACGCAGTACGCGTGGGGCTCGCCGACGATCATCGGGATGGCGATCGGCTCGGTGGTGCTGCTCGCGGCGTTCGTCTTCGTGGAGCTGCGGGCGAAGGAACCGATGCTGCCGATGCGGCTGTTCCGGAACCCGGTGTTCACGGTCGGCGGGATCATGAGCTTCGTCGTCGGGTTCGCGATGCTGGGCGCGTTGTCGTACCTGCCCACGTACATGCAGTACGTGCAGGGCACGTCGGCGACGTCGTCCGGGGTGCGGCTGCTGCCGATGGTCCTGGCGCTGCTCGTCGCGTCGATCGCCGCGGGCAACGCGGTGAGCAAGACCGGGCGCTACAAGATCTTCCCGCTGGTCGGCGCCGCGGGCATGACGATCGGGCTCTACCTGCTGTCGAGACTGGACTCCGACACCGGATTCTGGGAGGCGTCGGCGTACATGGCGGTGCTCGGTCTCGGGATCGGGCTCGGCATGCAGGTGCTGACCATCGCCGTGCAGAACACCGTGGACTACGCCGACCTCGGCGTCGCCACGTCGGGTGTGACGTTCCTGCGGTCGATCGGCAGCTCGTTCGGCGCGGCGATCTTCGGGACGGTGTACGCCAACCAGCTGACGCCGAACCTCGCGGCGGCGGTCGCCGCGCACCCGCTGCCGCCCGGGGTCGACCCGCGGGCGATCCAGGTGCCCACCGCCCTGCACGCGCTGCCGGACCCGGTGTCGGCGCCGGTGATCCAGGCGTACAGCGATTCCCTGCACGTGGTGTTCCTCGCCGCGGCGCCGGTCGGGCTGGTCGCTTTCGCGCTGGCCTTCTTCCTGAAGGAGGTCCCGCTTCGCGATACGGCGCGGGCGGCGGCCCCGGACCTCGGCGACGGCTTCGCGATGCCGGAGGCCCGCACGGACGACCGCGAGCTGGAACGCGCCGTCGCGACGCTGTTCTTCCGCGAGCGCCGCAAGGTGGCCCCGGCGATCGTCTCCCGGGCCGGATCGGACCTCGACGAGGGCGGCATCTGGTGCCTGCTGCAGGTCCACCTGCGCGAACGCCGCGGCGAGCCGGCGACGCTCCGGGCGATCGGCGAGTACTTCGGGGTGCCGGCGTCGGTGCTGGAACCGGCGTTCAACCGGCTGGAGCTGACCGGTCACCTGCGTTATGCCCGTGACCACTGGGAGCTGACCGACGCGGGCCGTGCCGAGTTCGGCAAGGTGGTCGGCGCGTGGCACGACTGGCTCGTGGACCGGCTCGGCGACTGGGGCACGGGCAACCGGGCCGAACTGGACGCGGCGATCGGCCGGGTCGCCGCGAGGCTGCTGGACCAGAGCGCGGAAGTCCGGACCCACGGGCGGCACGCCCTGGCCTGA
- a CDS encoding acyl carrier protein, whose product MSIETTATDEVSVLAQLSAMLQELLEEYGLDDAEITMDTTFHDDLELESVDLVALSGQLREHYGERVNFATFIAELDLEEIIALTVGELVRYIVASLRATA is encoded by the coding sequence ATGAGCATCGAGACCACGGCCACGGACGAGGTGTCCGTGTTGGCTCAGCTCAGCGCCATGCTGCAGGAGCTGCTCGAAGAGTACGGCTTGGACGACGCCGAGATCACCATGGACACCACGTTCCACGACGACCTCGAGCTGGAGAGCGTCGACCTGGTGGCGCTGTCCGGGCAGCTGCGCGAGCACTACGGCGAGCGCGTCAACTTCGCGACGTTCATCGCCGAGCTCGACCTGGAGGAGATCATCGCGCTGACCGTCGGCGAGCTCGTCCGCTACATCGTCGCCTCCCTGCGGGCGACGGCGTGA
- a CDS encoding GNAT family N-acetyltransferase, with translation MTVSVCVPEDVPELVKSAGGLFSEDAGRHDPRMDLGWPDREGAAYYAELVDDPDCLCLLSGGGHLIGRMRPLSDLRPGAVTAVLESMRVGPAHRRSGVGAELVAAFFDWAREKGANEITVTAYAANEGALAFYRAQGFRPFEVRLAREA, from the coding sequence ATGACTGTTTCCGTCTGCGTTCCCGAAGATGTCCCCGAACTCGTCAAGTCGGCCGGCGGGCTGTTCTCCGAAGACGCCGGGCGTCACGACCCGCGCATGGACCTCGGCTGGCCGGACCGTGAGGGCGCCGCCTACTACGCGGAGCTGGTCGACGATCCGGACTGCCTGTGCCTGCTGTCCGGCGGTGGGCACTTGATCGGCAGGATGCGGCCCCTCAGCGACCTGCGGCCCGGCGCGGTGACCGCGGTGCTGGAGAGCATGCGGGTCGGCCCGGCGCACCGCCGGAGCGGGGTCGGCGCGGAGCTGGTCGCCGCGTTCTTCGACTGGGCTCGGGAAAAGGGCGCGAACGAAATCACCGTCACCGCCTACGCGGCCAATGAGGGCGCGCTGGCGTTCTACCGCGCGCAGGGGTTCCGGCCGTTCGAAGTGCGGCTGGCCCGCGAGGCCTGA
- a CDS encoding glycosyltransferase, producing MARFLFVVPPLVGHVNPAAGVAAELAARGHEVAWAGHEELLWQLAGPAALVFSCGLPAGAPARPAGLKGPAALRFLWEDFLVPLADAMAPGVAAAIDAFAPHVVVADQQALAGGLLAEARGLPWVTSATTSAELIDPLSGMPKVAEWVASLVGDLRARIAGGRGSADPRFSPHGVLAFTTRELLGAAALPPKVRLVGPSLGSRPSTTDFPWEWLDPLRPTVLVSLGTANTEAGASFLATAAEAFAGMNARAVVVDPGEVLGPVPPNVLVRPQVPQLPLLPRVDAVLCHAGHNTVCEALWHGVPLVVAPIRDDQPIVAAQVVAAGAGIRLRFGRSGADRIAAAVEEVLTEPSYRRAAETVATSFHAAGGSAAAAGHLEQLALESLAHLKP from the coding sequence GTGGCCCGGTTCCTGTTCGTCGTCCCGCCGCTGGTCGGGCACGTCAACCCGGCCGCCGGCGTGGCGGCCGAACTTGCCGCGCGCGGGCACGAGGTCGCCTGGGCCGGACACGAGGAGCTGCTGTGGCAGCTCGCCGGGCCGGCCGCGCTCGTCTTCTCCTGCGGCCTGCCGGCCGGCGCCCCCGCGCGCCCGGCCGGGCTGAAGGGACCGGCCGCGCTGCGGTTCCTCTGGGAGGACTTCCTCGTCCCGCTGGCCGACGCGATGGCCCCCGGCGTCGCCGCCGCGATCGACGCGTTCGCGCCGCACGTCGTGGTCGCCGACCAGCAGGCCTTGGCCGGCGGACTGCTCGCCGAGGCACGTGGCCTGCCGTGGGTCACTTCGGCGACGACGTCCGCCGAGCTGATCGACCCCCTTTCCGGCATGCCGAAGGTCGCCGAGTGGGTCGCCTCGCTCGTCGGCGACCTGCGGGCGCGGATCGCCGGCGGCCGCGGTTCGGCGGACCCGCGGTTCTCCCCGCACGGCGTGCTGGCGTTCACGACCCGCGAACTGCTGGGCGCGGCCGCGCTTCCGCCGAAGGTGCGGCTCGTCGGGCCGTCGCTGGGATCGCGTCCGTCCACAACGGACTTCCCGTGGGAGTGGCTCGACCCGCTCCGGCCGACGGTCCTGGTGTCGCTGGGCACGGCGAACACCGAAGCGGGCGCGAGCTTCCTCGCCACCGCCGCGGAGGCGTTCGCGGGGATGAACGCGCGCGCCGTCGTCGTCGACCCCGGCGAGGTGCTGGGACCGGTGCCGCCCAACGTCCTGGTGCGCCCGCAGGTCCCGCAGCTGCCCCTGCTGCCGCGGGTGGACGCGGTGCTCTGCCACGCGGGGCACAACACGGTGTGCGAAGCGCTGTGGCACGGTGTCCCGCTGGTGGTGGCCCCGATCCGCGACGACCAGCCGATCGTGGCGGCCCAGGTGGTGGCCGCCGGCGCGGGCATCCGGCTGCGGTTCGGCCGCTCGGGCGCGGACCGCATCGCTGCCGCCGTCGAGGAGGTGCTCACCGAGCCGTCGTACCGGCGGGCGGCGGAAACCGTGGCGACGTCGTTCCACGCGGCGGGCGGAAGCGCCGCGGCGGCCGGCCATTTGGAACAGCTCGCCTTGGAAAGCCTGGCCCATTTGAAGCCCTGA